TCGATATCGGCCTTAAAAATACTTTATTGGTCGGGCTCTAATGAGCACCCTGACTGGTCTGCATTTACGCAGCCCCATACACATCAAATTATGATGCACTGTGTGCTCTGACACCTTTCTATCAAAAACCAGCATGAACCTTTTCAACAATCTGCGCTTGTCTGTTGGATTGGACCACACGGAGCAGCTTTTGCTCCCCACGTGCATCAATAACCCACGACGGTTCACCACTTTGGTACTGACCACTGCAGACCGGGAACACCCCCCAAGAGCTGAAGTTTTGGAGATGCTCTGACCCAGTCGTCTAGCCATCACAATTTGGCCCTATCAAAGTTGCTCAAATTCTTACGCTTGCCCATTTTTCACTTCAACTTTGaggacaaaatgtaaatgttcaatATATATCCCACCTACTGACAGTTGCCATGATAACAATATAGTCAGTGTTATTCATGTTACCTGTCATTGGTCATGATTTTATGGCTTATCAGTGTATAAAAGTTCTGAAAAACAAgagacagtactgtgcaaaggtCTTAggcacaataaaaataaaaaaaggttatgaaaaatgctttaagaattttttttttattttttttacaaagtttAGCAAAATTGTACTTTTATCCTGCTGCACaaattaaaaaataatataaCGTGTTTATTTGATTAAATGTTGGATTCAGATTTACTATAATTCTAATTTATTTTTACTACAAATAGGTACAGTACAAAACGGTTGCTAAACTTTCTGCATCACTATTAGTATCCTCATCTGACTCCTCACCGACAAGACACCAGAGATGTAGCCTACTAATTAATAAACTGCTTTGCGCAATTCCTGTGTTGTTCTTtattacaaattaaataaaaGTCGCCCTCTTGTACACACCCTCATCAAAATTCAAGAAAAGCTGTAGCATTAAattgaagaaatacagtataagacattatttgtgtaaaaaatcttGGGTGCCCAAGACTTCTGCACAGTACTTTAAGTGGTAACCTTAGAGCCATGGTTGGCCATTTTTGCATGCTTGTACGCATTCTGTGGTGCTCATTGCTAACATTGATACGAAAAAGTAATAGTTAAATAAAGAAAGTCGTCTTATTGTTAATGAATTAGATTTTAATTATGTATTTTTGGCTAAGAACAACGGGGGTGTCACCACTACTTCCCATGGCTATGATTAGAGCCAATCAGTTTCCTCAAGAATAGAAACCAGACCGTGGAAAGTATAAACTACTAATACTCACTTTATGTATGGAAAACTCCTGCACTGAGCCTTTCTCCTTACCCTGCAGTCGCAGAGTGATCATGCCACCTTTGTCCATGGGGTCCAATTTCTCATCTGCTGCTAGGATGACACAATCTGACAAGCATGGAGACGTCATTAATGAGGGCATATATAAGGGTATAACAGGTGTGCTCATCTAAAAAGATCCCTTGGAACACCTTGTTATGAGACCCACCTATGATGTCCACAATTCCCAGGCCCAGTTCATTGGCTGAGGAGTGTACAGGAAGCTCAGTATCACTCCTCAGCAGTAGAATCCGTGACGGCGGGACCTTGAGCTTCGCTGACAGCTGATCCACTGCCTTGCTCAGGGGGGCTGTCTACATATGACAGGGCCATAGAAGAATCATGAAATTGCGTAAGTAAAAACCTTGATTGTGCAGACTACTCTTGGGTTAACTCCCTTAATGATATTCAAAAAGCAGTAAGATGAGATGAGCTGAGGTAAAAGGCTGTCACTATCACAGAAAAATCTATACGCCTTACATTCTCTACACAAGCAAAATGGTATCATGGACTAAGAAAAGTTTGGGAATTGTTTTCAGAAATTGCAGAGCCCAAACTTGAGGTACCACCAGGAAAGTAATTTACATACATGTCAAGTTCATAAAAAATACTTCTTAACTTCTAATAACTCAATGACAGAATTGGAAGAAGAAATAATATGCCTCAATTCATACAGAAATCACTGGGATCTTGTAAAGATCTGTACGACAGCGGAACTTGAGCATGAACTCGCGCGATGTCAGCGGGATTTCCACTTTGGTGGGGGGCTGGCTCCTGGACCTGGCCTTGCTTGCAGATAGGATGATGTTCTCATCGTCATCAGTGTCATCAAGCTGGGTGGGGTATTCAAGCTCTATGGCCTTAACCTCcggtggaggtgagaggagagagccaATCGCATCTAACTTTCTATCGATCTCTCTGTGTAGGTGAGAAAAAATGAGAGAGATGCAAAGTGTGAACAATGCTGATGTAACCATTGACCACAAACTTGCATGCATGCATTATACAGAAAATC
Above is a window of Hypomesus transpacificus isolate Combined female chromosome 17, fHypTra1, whole genome shotgun sequence DNA encoding:
- the LOC124479106 gene encoding NFATC2-interacting protein isoform X2, whose translation is MAEKVNSSLQLKPTAFIQSDTAGGNTEASLRVQSEKKPICIVLSDSEEESEELEKSTPRIDIRSPSPPPPPDSPAMKVSKRANQKIREIDRKLDAIGSLLSPPPEVKAIELEYPTQLDDTDDDENIILSASKARSRSQPPTKVEIPLTSREFMLKFRCRTDLYKIPVISTAPLSKAVDQLSAKLKVPPSRILLLRSDTELPVHSSANELGLGIVDIIDCVILAADEKLDPMDKGGMITLRLQGKEKGSVQEFSIHKCAPLGSILTQYLSNVVTDARRKVHFLFDGSKVTNIQTPSQLDMEDGDVIEVWA